The genomic interval CCTGCTCAGAAAGCCTCAATTGTAGAGCTTAAAGTAGTAAAGACTTCGAATAAATAATTAATAAGGTTAAGTTGGGATTAAAAGGGAGGGCTTGTGTAGCTTTCCTTTTTTTATGCATTATCTACTCCACATTTGGCAATTGAAGTAGGATCATAAAAATCTCCCTTTGACGGCCATCTATAAACCGGAATCCGTTTCTATCATAATAGCCATCTTCTTCCGGCATGATACGGACATGCCTGATAGCATTTATAAAAATCAAATTGCAGAAAATGGCAGATCAACTTTTTCCTGCTTTTTGCCACTGCGCCGCCGTTCAAAATAGATATTACCCAAAGTCAAAAGTAACAGGCCAATACCAAATTGCAGGTAAGAAAACTGCATCAGCACTTTTGCCCAACTCATGCTTTTCATGAAAAATTCTTTGTATAGCAGCAAAACTGCGCTACCCAGATAACCAATACTTTCGCAGATATAAACAAAAAAACCAGCATTGGCCTTCATTCTGAACAAGGCAATCATACGTTCAAAAACCACACTTTGAAGAATTGTGTAGGACAAAAACATTCCCAGTCCTATCAGTAACATCCAGTAAAAGCCATCAATCAAAGCTCTTTCGAATAAAAAAGTAGCCAGGCCAGTAATACACATCCCTGAGAGCAGAATTACATTAGTAAGACGAAATCCAATGAGATTATCTCTTACAAAAGCCAGGCTTCCTATTACGACCAAAACGATAATTGCCGTAATCATTTCCGTTGTGGAAAGTACGCTGCTCGCCCAGTTCGCATCCAGTTCGTTCCAGATCTCAATGGTAAAATTGTCCCTGAAATCGCGCCCAACAACGAGTATGGCATAACACACTACAAGACAAATAATCGGAAACCCGAATTCTTTCATCACCGTACTTTTGTTTTCCCCGGTCATTGGCGTTCTTTCCGTTCTTAAATTAATGTCTTCCTGTGTAGGTGCCGGAATTACTGACAGCATCCAGACAAACAATAAAAACAGCGGTAAAAATAACAGGCCCATAAAAAAAGGCATCCAGAATTCTGATATAAACGGCAGCAGTTTATGGACTTCAATGTAAGTGGTTTTCAAAATACCAGATGCTACTACCACGCTTATATTTAATCCCATAGCAAGCATTTCGGTAAATCTTCTCCCTTCCAGAAAACTAAACACAACACCATATACCATTCCCAACGGCAGACCATTGATAAACAGAAAGATGAAATTATACGGAAAAGGAACGAGTCCAAAAAACAATAATGCGATTTCTGCTACGAGTATCAATGAAATAATCAGCTTAACTCTTGAACTGTGTTTTAGCTCAGAAATGACCTTGATTCCTGCAAATTTGGAGAGCGTATATCCTGCAACTTGGGAAATGATCAGGATTGTTTTATAACCAATATCCCATAGTTCCAGTCCATGATACAAACCGGCGTTGAAAGGCTTACGGAAAGCATACATACAAAAATACGCACCAAAAGATGCGATAACTGCCCAGGTTATGAACAGTACATTTGATCGTAGAAGCGCCTGTTGTAACCGCATAATTTAACTTTTAAGTTCAAACAGAGATGAAGCTATTTCCAGAGCATTGTTTAATATCCCTAATGCAGTCGTCAGTTCTTCTCTTGTGATCGTCAGTGGCGGCGATAGCTGAACTACATTACCCTGCGAAACTTTAAAACTCATGCCATTTTTCAGGCACTCGTACATCACAATTTCGGCTTCTTTAACTGCCTTTTCCTTTGTATTTTTATCTTTTACCAGTTCAATTCCCCAAAGCAATCCAACACCCCTGATATCTCCGATCAATGGAAATTTTTCTTTTAATTTGTTCAGTTCATCAGCCATGAAAAGCGCATCTTCCTGCACTTTTTCCAAAATTTGATTTTGTTCGATAAATTCAAACATAGCCAGCGCGGCCACACTGCCTAACGGACTTTTTTCATGGGTAAAATGCCCTAGCGAAACGCTTTGTGCCACATTATAACTGTTTCTTGCTACAATTGCCGCCATTGGCATTACGCCTCCGCCCAAACCTTTTCCCAGACAAATAATATCAGGTTCGATATCGTAATGTTCGAAGGCAAACATTTTTCCGGTACGGCCAAAGGCAATCGGGATTTCGTCAAGGATCAGTAAAACTTTATGTTTTGTACAAATTTCACGCACTTTTTTCCAGTACGCTTTTGAAGGAATCTGGACATCAGTATTACGTATTGTCTCAATGATAAATGCACCGATATCCCCTTCTTTTTCAATCACGTATTCCAGATAATCCGAGTAAGCCAGATCACCGTTTCCGGCAGATACAAATGGGCC from Dyadobacter sp. NIV53 carries:
- a CDS encoding DUF5690 family protein translates to MRLQQALLRSNVLFITWAVIASFGAYFCMYAFRKPFNAGLYHGLELWDIGYKTILIISQVAGYTLSKFAGIKVISELKHSSRVKLIISLILVAEIALLFFGLVPFPYNFIFLFINGLPLGMVYGVVFSFLEGRRFTEMLAMGLNISVVVASGILKTTYIEVHKLLPFISEFWMPFFMGLLFLPLFLLFVWMLSVIPAPTQEDINLRTERTPMTGENKSTVMKEFGFPIICLVVCYAILVVGRDFRDNFTIEIWNELDANWASSVLSTTEMITAIIVLVVIGSLAFVRDNLIGFRLTNVILLSGMCITGLATFLFERALIDGFYWMLLIGLGMFLSYTILQSVVFERMIALFRMKANAGFFVYICESIGYLGSAVLLLYKEFFMKSMSWAKVLMQFSYLQFGIGLLLLTLGNIYFERRRSGKKQEKVDLPFSAI
- a CDS encoding aspartate aminotransferase family protein, with product MTEVHNRTEGDINLSSARRDWYTVITDPETLSYLEEDAEHFLHQSLSTPCLDVLASCEGIYLTDISGKRYMDFHGNNVHQLGYRNPYIIDKIKEQLDILPFSPRRYTNVPAIELAKKLGSLLPGDLSRVLFAPGGTSSISMALKLARVVTGKHKIISLWDSFHGASLDAISAGGELDFRKDMGPMMPGVERIPPPMTYRGPFVSAGNGDLAYSDYLEYVIEKEGDIGAFIIETIRNTDVQIPSKAYWKKVREICTKHKVLLILDEIPIAFGRTGKMFAFEHYDIEPDIICLGKGLGGGVMPMAAIVARNSYNVAQSVSLGHFTHEKSPLGSVAALAMFEFIEQNQILEKVQEDALFMADELNKLKEKFPLIGDIRGVGLLWGIELVKDKNTKEKAVKEAEIVMYECLKNGMSFKVSQGNVVQLSPPLTITREELTTALGILNNALEIASSLFELKS